CAATTTGGTTCCGTGAAGCCCCTCCTGGACGAGGGACAGCAACTCCAGTTCGCTGCCGACCATATAACTGTCCGTTTGGCTGTGCATGGCGAACCGGAGCCACTGGGGCCCTCCCTGGATACGCTCGGCAATGAGCCGGAATCTGTGGGAAAAGGCCCCGATGTTCTCCATGAGTTTGTCGGCTACGTATATCAAATCCTCACCTCCCGCGCCGCGGGCTTATGCCTTCATAAGGGTGCGGCTTAAAGGCTTTAGAGGAGTCCGCCTTTAGGATGCTGGGTCGAAGTCGCCTAAGACCTCTTTGGCGCTGGCGCTTATCTTGCCAAAGGAATCGGCGGCTTTTGTCGCCATGTCAATGGCGTCTTTCAGAGCCTTGTCCAGGTATTCCTGGTTTTTGGTTTCCAGAAATTTGGCCATGGCCACGCCCTGGGCGGTGGCGCTCATGGTGGAAACGTTGCGCATGTAGTCCACTGCGTCCTGGATCGCTATGGCCATGGACTGGGAAATGGACTGAAAGGCCTTTCCCTTGCCTTCCATGACCACCACGCCCGGATCCATGGTTGCTGACTGCAGTTGGGTCAGCGCGTCGGTAACCTGGGAGTTCACATTGTCCGGCATAGGTCCATCCTCTGTCTTAGGCTTTTTGAAGCAGGGCGGCTCAGCTGTTCCCAGGCTCAAATCCTGACAAGGCTGTCTTGCCGTTATTCCCTACTGTCGTTAATAGCGTCGCCGCGGCTTCCACCATGGATTTCGCCTTATCAAAGACGGGTTCATAATCCCCGGCCTCGGCCACGTTTTCCAGGATCTTGGCGCATGTCTGGGTGGTCGCCGCTGAGGCGATTTGCTGCATGCCGTGCTGGGTTTCAGCGCCGTTGTGCATGACCATGCCGATGGTCTGGGCCATGACCGTATAGACCATGGACATGGAAGCCGAAGGCGCCATGCCCACGCTCATGACGTTGGCCTGAACCACGGCGTCGGTTATTTGGGAATTGACAGTGCTAATGGCCCAGCCCTCCTATCCGGCGCACGCCAGGATTGCGTCCCGGGTTATCCGCCGCCATGGTCATTGCTGGATCCGCCCATTCCGTCCAACACCTTCATGGTGGCGGATCCCGTGGCTGCGGTGTCCAGGCAGAACAGGGTGGATACGCTCTGGGTGGTGGCGGCCTGGGCCGTCACATTGGACTGCTGCTGGCCCGATGCGGCGTTGTGCGCCGCGTTGCTCAGAGCCTGGGACGTGGCCATAAAAAGGTTTCCCATGCCCATGGCCGGAGAACTGCCCACCACCTCGGTATTGGACTGGGTGACCGAGTCCGTTATCTGGTTGTTGACGGATGTGGGAAATGCCATGACTTACCTCCTTTTTTCTATTGCCCCAAAATCTTGGTGGTGGCCAAACCCGCGCTGGCGGTGTCCAGACAGAACAGGGTGGACACGCTTTGGGTGGTGGCGGCCTGGGCTGTCACATTGGTCTGCTGTTGGCTGGTCGCGGCGTTGTGGGCCGCGTTTCCAAGGGCCTGGGAGGCGCTCATAAACAGGTTTCCCATGGCCATGGCCGGGGAAGTCCCCACCACCTCCACGTTGGACTGGGTGACTGAGTCCGTTATCTGGTTGTTGACGGATGTGGGAAATGCCATTGTTCAACTCCTTTCTCAACTGCTCCTAAATGCTGTCCAGGACCTTGGTGGTGGCCACTCCCGCAGTCGCCGTGTTCAGGGAGTAAAGCAACGCCACCCCCTGAGTGGTGGCCGCCTGGGCCGTCACGTTGGTCTGCTGCTGGCTGACCGTGGAGTTATGGGCCGCATTGCCCAAAGCCTGGCTGTTGGACTGATAAAAATTTCCCATGGCCACGGCCGGGGAGGAGCCAACCACCTCCACGTTGGCCTGGGTGATGGAATCCGTGACTTGATCATTGACAGAAGTGGGAAACGCCATGATTCAGTTCCTTTCACGATGGGGTTTGACCGGCCCCCATAATGGATGTTGTAGCGAGGCCGGTGGCGGCCGTCTCCAGGCAGAACAGGGTGGCTATTCCCTGCGTGGTTGCGGCCTGGGCGGTCAGATTGGTTTGTTGCTGCGAATAGGTGGCGTTGTGCGCTGCATTGCCCAAGGCATGGGAGATGGTCATGAACAAATTGGCCATGGCCATGGCCGGGGACCCTCCCAAGACCTCCAGGTTAGCCTGGGTGATGGAATCTGTGATCATGGTGTTCACAGAAGTGGGAAACGCCATGATTTAGCTCCTTTCATCGGGCCTTAGGCGCCGAGAACCTTGGTGGTGGCCACGCCTGCCGTGGCCGTATCCAGAGAGTACAGGGTCGCAACGCCCATGGTGGTGGCGGCCTGGGCCGTCACATTGGTCTGCTGCTGGCTGGTTGTGGCGTTATGAGCCGCGTTGGCCAGAGCCTGGGCGGTCGCCTGGTACAAATTGCCCATGGCCACGGCCGGAGCGTCGCCCAAAACCTTTACGTTGGCTTGAGTGACCGAATCCGTAATCTGGTTGTTGACTGACGTGGGAAATGCCATGTCCTTGCTCCTTTCCTAATAGGTGAAAAACAGCGCGGACGCAGGGCTATGCGCCAAGCACCTTGGTGGTGGCGATGCCCGCGGAAGCCGTATCCAGGGAATACAAAATGGCCACGCCCATGGTGGTGGCCGCCTGGGCCGTCACGTTGGTCTGCTGCTGACTGGTGGTGGCGTTATGGGCCGAGTTGCCCAAAGCCTGGGCGCTGGCCTGGTACAGATTGCCCATGG
The window above is part of the Desulfatibacillum aliphaticivorans DSM 15576 genome. Proteins encoded here:
- a CDS encoding RebB family R body protein — translated: MVQANVMSVGMAPSASMSMVYTVMAQTIGMVMHNGAETQHGMQQIASAATTQTCAKILENVAEAGDYEPVFDKAKSMVEAAATLLTTVGNNGKTALSGFEPGNS
- a CDS encoding RebB family R body protein; this encodes MAFPTSVNNQITDSVTQSNTEVVGSSPAMGMGNLFMATSQALSNAAHNAASGQQQSNVTAQAATTQSVSTLFCLDTAATGSATMKVLDGMGGSSNDHGGG
- a CDS encoding RebB family R body protein gives rise to the protein MAFPTSVNNQITDSVTQSNVEVVGTSPAMAMGNLFMSASQALGNAAHNAATSQQQTNVTAQAATTQSVSTLFCLDTASAGLATTKILGQ
- a CDS encoding RebB family R body protein produces the protein MAFPTSVNDQVTDSITQANVEVVGSSPAVAMGNFYQSNSQALGNAAHNSTVSQQQTNVTAQAATTQGVALLYSLNTATAGVATTKVLDSI
- a CDS encoding RebB family R body protein, whose translation is MAFPTSVNTMITDSITQANLEVLGGSPAMAMANLFMTISHALGNAAHNATYSQQQTNLTAQAATTQGIATLFCLETAATGLATTSIMGAGQTPS
- a CDS encoding RebB family R body protein — protein: MAFPTSVNNQITDSVTQANVKVLGDAPAVAMGNLYQATAQALANAAHNATTSQQQTNVTAQAATTMGVATLYSLDTATAGVATTKVLGA
- a CDS encoding RebB family R body protein, with amino-acid sequence MAFPTSVNNQITDSVTQSNTKVLGDAPAVAMGNLYQASAQALGNSAHNATTSQQQTNVTAQAATTMGVAILYSLDTASAGIATTKVLGA